From one Malus sylvestris chromosome 1, drMalSylv7.2, whole genome shotgun sequence genomic stretch:
- the LOC126619603 gene encoding GRF1-interacting factor 3-like isoform X1 has protein sequence MQQPPQMIPVMPSFPPTNITTEQIQKYLDDNKKLILAILDNQNLGKLAECAQYQAQLQKNLMYLAAIADAQPQAPAVPAQVGMAPHPAMQQAGYYMQHPQAAAMAQQQGIFPPKMPMQFNNMHQMHDPQQQQQLHQQHQQAMQGQMGMRPGGANGMPSMHHTEGSFGGGSGGPNSVGGPNDGRGGSKQDASDAGAGGDGQGSSAGGHGNGDGEDGK, from the exons ATGCAGCAGCCACCGCAAATGATCCCCGTCATGCCTTCATTTCCGCCCACCAACATCACCACCGAGCAAATTCAGAAG TATCTTGATGACAACAAAAAGTTGATTCTGGCAATATTGGATAATCAAAATCTTGGAAAACTTGCCGAGTGTGCTCA GTACCAAGCTCAGCTTCAAAAGAATCTGATGTATTTAGCAGCAATTGCCGATGCGCAGCCACAGGCACCAGCAGTGCCTGCCCAGGTGGGG ATGGCCCCACATCCTGCCATGCAACAGGCGGGATATTACATGCAACATCCTCAGGCAGCAGCAATGGCTCAGCAACAGGGTATTTTCCCCCCAAAAATGCCGATGCAGTTCAATAACATGCATCAAATGCATGAcccgcagcagcagcagcagctacATCAGCAGCACCAACAAGCCATGCAAGGGCAAATGGGAATGAGACCCGGGGGGGCCAACGGCATGCCTTCCATGCATCATACTGAGGGCTCATTTGGTGGTGGTAGTGGCGGCCCAAACTCAGTGGGAGGCCCAAATGATGGGCGTGGAGGAAGCAAGCAAGACGCCTCAGATGCTGGGGCCGGTGGTGATGGCCAGGGGAGCTCAGCTGGTGGGCATGGCAACGGTGATGGAGAGGACGGCAAGTGA
- the LOC126619603 gene encoding GRF1-interacting factor 3-like isoform X2 produces the protein MQQPPQMIPVMPSFPPTNITTEQIQKYLDDNKKLILAILDNQNLGKLAECAQYQAQLQKNLMYLAAIADAQPQAPAVPAQMAPHPAMQQAGYYMQHPQAAAMAQQQGIFPPKMPMQFNNMHQMHDPQQQQQLHQQHQQAMQGQMGMRPGGANGMPSMHHTEGSFGGGSGGPNSVGGPNDGRGGSKQDASDAGAGGDGQGSSAGGHGNGDGEDGK, from the exons ATGCAGCAGCCACCGCAAATGATCCCCGTCATGCCTTCATTTCCGCCCACCAACATCACCACCGAGCAAATTCAGAAG TATCTTGATGACAACAAAAAGTTGATTCTGGCAATATTGGATAATCAAAATCTTGGAAAACTTGCCGAGTGTGCTCA GTACCAAGCTCAGCTTCAAAAGAATCTGATGTATTTAGCAGCAATTGCCGATGCGCAGCCACAGGCACCAGCAGTGCCTGCCCAG ATGGCCCCACATCCTGCCATGCAACAGGCGGGATATTACATGCAACATCCTCAGGCAGCAGCAATGGCTCAGCAACAGGGTATTTTCCCCCCAAAAATGCCGATGCAGTTCAATAACATGCATCAAATGCATGAcccgcagcagcagcagcagctacATCAGCAGCACCAACAAGCCATGCAAGGGCAAATGGGAATGAGACCCGGGGGGGCCAACGGCATGCCTTCCATGCATCATACTGAGGGCTCATTTGGTGGTGGTAGTGGCGGCCCAAACTCAGTGGGAGGCCCAAATGATGGGCGTGGAGGAAGCAAGCAAGACGCCTCAGATGCTGGGGCCGGTGGTGATGGCCAGGGGAGCTCAGCTGGTGGGCATGGCAACGGTGATGGAGAGGACGGCAAGTGA